A region from the Linepithema humile isolate Giens D197 chromosome 1, Lhum_UNIL_v1.0, whole genome shotgun sequence genome encodes:
- the LOC105673666 gene encoding sodium-coupled monocarboxylate transporter 1 encodes MTSEGTSSDLGLTKWASEIPTVQEISKSMQSFGISDYTVFTAMLIACGAVGIYFGFIKKSSGEDEYLVGGRNMKTFPISLSLIASFISGISLLGTPTEIYVHGTSYLFICFVFIFVGFIISNVYLPVFHELKLTSTYEYLEKRFDKRMRLLGSILFSIGIMTWLPIVIYVPALAFNQVTGVNIHIITPFVCIVCIFYTCVGGLKAVVWTDFIQTFIMFGSMLLIVIKGTIDVGGLSVVIRRSQESGRLEFPTLDWSPLVRHSLLAFMVGGFVHWIQICAVNQNMIQRYLSLPNLQSARRALWCFVIGVFILLTVCGYSGLVIYAWYHECDPLTTKLARAKDQLLPLLVMNVLGEFPGLPGLFVAGVFSAALSSLSTGLNSMAAVVLEDFVKPFIKTPFTPKGADIFMKLTVVVLGTICVALVFVVEQAGTHVLQLSISLGSITNGPSFGIFTMGMLLPWINGKGALAGGLAGLSFMSWLGLSIQAAIAEGKVTFDTKPVTTAGCTYSFPQVENLLLSAPPDSILDDSSGEEPWALYRLSYLWHTLLGTIVTIGVSLIVTFITSQDVKKLDPMLIAPFMRKYMMVSNKDVTEELHQVKIAKSDGEKMASCATKEADKLLLETTLKS; translated from the exons ATGACTTCGGAAGGTACCTCAAGCGATTTAGGCCTAACGAAATGGGCGTCGGAAATTCCTACCGTCCAAGAAATCAGCAAATCGATGCAGAGTTTCGGAATATCGGATTACACTGTGTTTACTGCAATGCTAATCGCATGCGGTGCCGTTGGCATTTATTTCGGATTCATAAAAAAGTCCTCAGGTGAAGACGAGTACTTGGTTGGTGGAAGGAATATGAAGACATTTCCAATCAGTCTCAGTTTGATAGCCAGCTTTATATCAG GTATCTCGTTGCTGGGCACACCGACGGAGATTTATGTACACGGCACGAGCTACCTCTTCATCTGCTTCGTGTTCATTTTCGTTGGTTTCATTATATCCAACGTATATCTGCCGGTCTTCCACGAGCTCAAACTCACCAGCACTTACGAGTACCTTGAGAAACGTTTCGATAAAAGAATGAGGTTGCTAGGCTCAATTCTCTTTTCTATTGGTATC atgacTTGGCTTCCAATTGTCATTTACGTACCTGCATTGGCTTTTAATCaag tcacTGGAGTCAACATACATATTATCACTCCCTTTGTGTGCAttgtttgcatattttacaCATGTGTG gGCGGTCTCAAAGCGGTAGTATGGACGGATTTCATTCAGACCTTTATCATGTTCGGCtcaatgttattaattgtaatcaaAGGCACAATCGACGTCGGCGGATTATCTGTAGTGATTCGGAGAAGTCAGGAATCTGGAAGACTCGAATTTCCCAC GCTGGATTGGAGTCCTTTGGTGAGACACTCTCTTTTGGCATTTATGGTAGGCGGTTTTGTACATTGGATACAAATTTGCGCCGTCAATCAAAATATGATTCAACGATACTTGTCGCTTCCCAATTTACAATCAGCTAGAAG AGCACTCTGGTGTTTTGTAATCGGGGTTTTCATTTTGCTTACGGTATGCGGGTATTCTGGCTTGGTAATTTACGCATGGTATCATGAATGCGATCCACTTACGACTAAg CTGGCACGTGCTAAAGATCAATTGCTGCCGTTGTTAGTCATGAATGTTTTAGGAGAATTTCCGGGATTACCCGGTCTCTTCGTGGCTGGCGTATTTAGCGCTGCACTCAg TTCATTGTCGACCGGTTTAAACTCCATGGCGGCCGTTGTGTTAGAAGACTTTGTCAAACCTTTTATCAAGACCCCGTTTACGCCAAAAGGCGccgatatttttatgaaactcACAGTCGTCGTTTTAGGAACAATCTGCGTTGCTCTTGTTTTTGTCGTTGAACAAGCAGGCACTCATGTGTTGCAG CTGTCAATAAGTCTAGGCTCTATTACCAATGGACCATCTTTCGGTATTTTCACCATGGGAATGCTATTACCATGGATTAACGGCAag GGTGCACTAGCCGGAGGACTTGCAGGTCTAAGCTTCATGAGCTGGCTTGGTCTTTCCATCCAAGCAGCTATTGCAGAAGGAAAAGTCAC ATTTGATACAAAACCTGTTACTACGGCAGGATGCACTTACTCTTTTCCACAAGTAGAGAATTTATTACTATCTGCACCGCCAGATTCAATCCTAGATGACTCAAGTGGAga aGAACCATGGGCGTTATACCGTCTCAGTTATCTTTGGCATACTCTGCTTGGTACCATCGTAACTATAGGCGTCAGTCTCAtcgtaacttttattacttctcaagatgttaaaaaattagatcCAATGCTCATAGCACCATTTATGAGAAAGTACATGATGGTGTCAAATAAAGATGTGACCGAAGAGCTTCATCAAGTCAAG atcGCAAAATCGGATGGTGAAAAGATGGCATCTTGTGCTACCAAAGAGgccgataaattattattggaaACAACTTTGAAATCATAA